From Pangasianodon hypophthalmus isolate fPanHyp1 chromosome 30, fPanHyp1.pri, whole genome shotgun sequence, a single genomic window includes:
- the LOC128317889 gene encoding trace amine-associated receptor 13c-like → MNLTEFNQSDRCEHFSCPERSVSPAVYILLYVCSAAVVLLTMCGNMLVIISVFHYKQLHTPTNMLVLSLAVSDFFVGAFVMPPVLIWTIESCWIFGRGFCTSFWLITGFLTISSIYNIALIAVDRYLALSNPFLYMNRVSVRIICIVIVFDWCVVVAYILALTYFNGNFMGFVMCPGECFLFFNDFWAVTNLIYTFIFPLSVIIILYTLVFVIAKKHATAIRELNNHTQSKTQKITSHSMKSERKAAKVLSILVSVFLMCLLPHFIYSLLGDVIEIQTETFQKLLIVSFLNSTINPLIYALFYPWFRRCIKLIITLQIFQTDSALINVLS, encoded by the coding sequence ATGAACCTGACAGAGTTTAACCAGTCTGATCGCTGTGAGCATTTCTCCTGTCCAGAGAGATCTGTATCTCCTGCAGTTTATatcttactgtatgtgtgttcagctgctgtggTTCTTCTAACAATGTGTGGAAATATGCTTgtcatcatctctgtttttcactacaagcagcttcacacaccaacaaacatgctcgtgctctctctggctgtgtcgGATTTCTTCGTTGGTGCTTTTGTAATGCCACCAGTGTTAATCTGGACTATTGAGTCATGCTGGATTTTTGGGAGAGGCTTCTGTACCAGTTTTTGGTTGATTACTGGTTTCCTCACAATCTCGTCCATCTATAATATCGCTCTGATTGCTGTGGATCGGTATTTGGCTCTCTCAAACCCCTTTCTCTACATGAACAGAGTGTCTGTAAGGATCATTtgtattgtaattgtttttgacTGGTGTGTGGTGGTGGCCTATATCTTAGCGCTCACATATTTCAATGGAAACTTCATGGGTTTTGTAATGTGCCCTGGAgagtgttttctctttttcaatGACTTTTGGGCTGTAACTAAccttatatatacatttatatttccactttctgtcattatcatattgtatactctagtttttgtgattgctaagaaacatgccactgctatcagagagcttaataatcacacacagtctaaaacacagaaaatcacctcACACTCGATGAAATCCgagagaaaagcagctaaagtcCTCAGCATTttagtgtctgtgtttctgatgtgtttacttccacattttatttacagtttgttAGGTGATGTTAttgaaatacagacagaaacatttcagaaacttctgattGTGTCTTTTCTGAATTCCACCATTAATCCGCTTATTTATGCTCTGTTTTACCCGTGGTTTAGGAggtgcattaaattaattataactctgcaaatattccaaacagactctgcattaataaatgttctttcaTAA